The following nucleotide sequence is from Candidatus Zixiibacteriota bacterium.
CGGAACACTTTTCATGCCGCCGGGCCGTTCGACCATTGCCGGTGAAGTCGATACCCTCTTCTACTTCATTTTCTACACGTCGGTGGTATTCTTTGCCATTGTCGTGTTCGGCATCACCTTCTTCAGCATCCGCTATCGTCGTCAGCGAAAGGCGGGACTGACCTCGGGGCTGGCGCATAACACCAAACTGGAAATCCTCTGGTCGGTGATTCCGACTATTCTGGTGGTGATAGTCTTCTTCTGGGGGTTCAAAGTCTTCATCAAAATGCATGTCCCGCCCAAAGATGCCATAGAAGTCAAAGTGACGGGTCAAAAATGGTTTTGGACTTTTGTCTACCCTAACGGTTCCAATTCCTTGAATGAACTGGTGGTGCCGGTGGGTAAACCGGTGAAGTTGTTAATGTCATCTCGCGATGTGATTCATAGTTTTTTTGTGCCTGATTTTCGTATCAAAATGGATGTGCTTCCAAACCGCTATACCGTGACCTGGTTTGAAGCGACCGACCCGGGCATATACAATCTGTTCTGCACCGAATATTGCGGGAAGGGTCATTCCGAAATGCTCGGCAAGGTCAAAGTGCTCCCTGAACGCGAGTATCTTGCCTGGCTGGAGACCGGCTCCGGCGGCGGCGAAGGGAAATCGCCTGAAGAATTCGGCGCCGAACTTTATGTCTCCAAAGCCTGCGTGACCTGCCACTCGATTGACGGCACTCTTCTGGTGGGTCCCAGTTTCAAAGGGATTTTTGGCCATGTTACCCAGTTGGAAGAGGGGGAAGCGATGGTCGATGAAAATTATCTGCGGGAGTCAATTCTGAATCCGCAGGCAAAAATCGTCGCCGGCTTTGAGCCGGTAATGCCGACCTATCAGGGTGTCCTGAATGACCGTCAGTTGGACGCCTTGATTGCCTATATAAAATCTTTGAAAGAGTAATTGCCATGTCTGAAAATATTGCCCTTGCCAGAAATTATCTGAATACGCCCCGCGGGCTTAAATCCTGGCTTTTGACCCTGGACCACAAGAGAATCGGAGTCCTTTATCTTATTGCCATTATGGCATCATTTTTCCTGGGGGGCGTGTTTGCTCTTCTGATTCGCTGGGAGCTTTTCAGCCCGGGCCAAGATATAATGGGACCGGACACTTACAATCAGGTCTTCACTCTCCATGGGGCCATAATGATATTTCTCTTTATCATACCTTCCATTCCAGCCGCGCTTGGGAATTTTGTTCTGCCCCAGATGCTGGGAGCGAAAGATGTCGCTTTTCCCCGTCTTAACCTCGCTTCCTGGTATATATATGTTTTCGGGGCGCTCTTTGCGGTGTACTCCATGTTCTCCAGCGCTGTCGATACCGGATGGACTTTTTATACCCCCTACAGCACCGAAACCACCACTTCGGTCATTTCGATGACCATGGGGGCATTCATACTCGGATTTTCCTCTATTTTTACCGGACTCAATTTTATCGTAACAATTCACAAACTGCGCGCTCCCGGGATGACCTGGAAGCAATTGCCGCTGTTTGTCTGGGCGCTCTACGCTACCGCCATCATCCAGGTGCTGGCGACACCGGTGCTTGGCATAACGTTGCTTCTGCTGGTTTTGGAGCGGGTATTCGGAATCGGGATTTTTGACCCGGCTATGGGCGGCGACCCGGTGCTGTACCAGCATTTTTTCTGGTTCTATTCGCACCCGGCGGTATATATCATGATTCTCCCCGGAATGGGAATAATCAGCGAACTGATAGCGGTCTTTGCTCACCGCAAAATTTTCGGATATAATGCCATCGCTTTTTCCAGTTTGGCTATCGCCTTCATCAGTTTTCTGGTCTGGGGACACCATATGTT
It contains:
- the coxB gene encoding cytochrome c oxidase subunit II, which translates into the protein MDSTGTLFMPPGRSTIAGEVDTLFYFIFYTSVVFFAIVVFGITFFSIRYRRQRKAGLTSGLAHNTKLEILWSVIPTILVVIVFFWGFKVFIKMHVPPKDAIEVKVTGQKWFWTFVYPNGSNSLNELVVPVGKPVKLLMSSRDVIHSFFVPDFRIKMDVLPNRYTVTWFEATDPGIYNLFCTEYCGKGHSEMLGKVKVLPEREYLAWLETGSGGGEGKSPEEFGAELYVSKACVTCHSIDGTLLVGPSFKGIFGHVTQLEEGEAMVDENYLRESILNPQAKIVAGFEPVMPTYQGVLNDRQLDALIAYIKSLKE
- a CDS encoding cbb3-type cytochrome c oxidase subunit I; the protein is MSENIALARNYLNTPRGLKSWLLTLDHKRIGVLYLIAIMASFFLGGVFALLIRWELFSPGQDIMGPDTYNQVFTLHGAIMIFLFIIPSIPAALGNFVLPQMLGAKDVAFPRLNLASWYIYVFGALFAVYSMFSSAVDTGWTFYTPYSTETTTSVISMTMGAFILGFSSIFTGLNFIVTIHKLRAPGMTWKQLPLFVWALYATAIIQVLATPVLGITLLLLVLERVFGIGIFDPAMGGDPVLYQHFFWFYSHPAVYIMILPGMGIISELIAVFAHRKIFGYNAIAFSSLAIAFISFLVWGHHMFVSGQSPLAAMIFSFLTFLVGIPSGIKVFNWLATLYKGSISFATPMLYALSFLFLFTIGGLTGIFLGALATDVHLHDTYFVVAHFHYVMMGGTVMAFLGGIHFWWPKIWGRMYSEFWAKIAAVLVFIGFNVTFFTQFILGTKGMPRRYYNYLDQYQPLHAFSSIGSWI